The Coleofasciculaceae cyanobacterium genome window below encodes:
- a CDS encoding universal stress protein, which produces MKKILLCTDGSAFAANIYRYGAWFATRLKAEVDVLCVTDIRSQQAIPIENLSGSIGIDASENLLNRLVELEHEKAKINHQKAKLVLQEATQTLKADGVDKINLLHETGFLVDCLEKFEADCDLVTLGKRGETASFASGRLGANLETIVRSSQKPCLVTSRQFKPIERVLIAYDGSPTGQKMLQFLVDFPLFQRLQLHLITVTKNRAEPIAIARLHQAEQKFALAGLELVSHLLEGESEKAIAQYITEQDISLLLMGAYGHSRIRHLVIGSTTAQILRSSPIPVLVFR; this is translated from the coding sequence AAAAAAATTTTACTTTGTACTGATGGCTCGGCTTTCGCGGCAAACATTTACCGCTATGGCGCATGGTTTGCCACTCGACTAAAGGCAGAGGTAGATGTCCTCTGTGTGACTGATATTCGCAGTCAACAGGCGATTCCTATAGAAAATTTAAGTGGTAGTATTGGCATTGATGCTTCAGAAAATTTGCTTAATCGCTTGGTGGAATTAGAACATGAGAAAGCTAAGATCAATCACCAAAAAGCTAAATTAGTTTTACAAGAAGCAACCCAAACCCTTAAAGCAGATGGAGTAGATAAGATTAATCTTCTCCACGAAACGGGTTTTCTGGTCGATTGTTTAGAAAAATTTGAGGCTGACTGCGATCTAGTTACGCTAGGGAAACGAGGTGAAACAGCTAGTTTTGCTTCTGGACGTTTGGGGGCAAATTTAGAAACAATTGTGCGGAGTAGTCAGAAACCTTGCTTAGTGACTTCCCGTCAATTCAAGCCGATAGAACGAGTGCTAATCGCCTATGATGGCAGCCCAACGGGGCAAAAAATGTTGCAGTTTTTAGTAGATTTTCCGCTCTTTCAAAGACTGCAATTACATCTAATTACTGTTACCAAAAATAGAGCTGAACCAATCGCGATCGCTCGACTCCATCAAGCTGAACAAAAATTCGCGCTTGCTGGATTGGAGTTAGTTTCTCACCTCCTCGAAGGAGAATCAGAAAAAGCGATCGCTCAATATATTACCGAGCAAGATATCAGTCTATTGCTAATGGGAGCTTATGGTCACAGCCGTATCCGTCATCTAGTTATCGGTAGCACCACGGCTCAAATTTTACGTAGCAGCCCTATTCCAGTACTGGTGTTTCGGTAA